Sequence from the Ornithinimicrobium humiphilum genome:
GCAGCGCCGCGATCGTGAGGGCCGTCAGGTCCGCACCCCCCTGGTAGATGGCGGCATCCACCAGCGCCCTTTCGACGTTGGTCACCGCGATGCACCCTGCATGCAAGGCAACCCGGACAGGCCGCCCCGTCCGCACCGCGCGCACGCGTCCCTCCTGGCGACTGCGGTGGGTCGTCGGCACCAGGAAGAGCGCCTCGTCGGTGCGTGCCCCCGTCAGGCCGTGCTGCCTGAGCGCGATCGTCCCGGACAGCACGGCAGGCGGACCCGCCCACAGGGCCGCCCCCGCGAGACGCACCTCTGGTTCCAGCGGCCCCCGGTGCGGCGCGAAGACACCCGGCCTGACCTGCTGCCAGTCCCGCCGGGCGGCGTTGCGGACCGCGGATCTCGTGAAGCCGGCCATCAGGAGCTGGGCGCGGGTGGCGAGGCCGTGCTGGTCGGGGTGATCGGGGAAGACGGGCGGACCGGTGCGCATCGCGAGAGGGTCCCGCGCCTCGTTCCGCTCCACCGCCTCGTGGCGACGGCCTGGGGACGAGATCGGCCCGGTGCGTGCCGATGTGGATCGCACACGCTGTGCAGGATGGTCGCCAGGGCGACCGACACGCCGCAGGACACCTTGTCGATGTGCACGACACGCCGGCCCGTGGGGTGGTGGGGTCGGAGCGTGGGGGTTGGCGGGGTGGCGAGCTGCCGGTCGAGCCGATGCTGAGGCCGGCTAACCCGGGGCTGAGCCGCGGCACGGCATAGCCCCGCTGCCTCGGACCGCGAGGGCCGCCGGCGGCCCGTAGCGTGGGAGGCATGCCCAACCGCCTGGCCGCCAGCACCTCGCCCTACCTGCAGCAGCACGCCGACAACCCGGTCGACTGGTGGGAGTGGGGCGAGGACGCCTTCGCCGAGGCGCGGCGGCGCGACGTGCCGGTGCTGCTCTCGGTGGGCTACGCCGCCTGCCACTGGTGCCACGTCATGGCCCACGAGTCCTTCGAGGACGAGGAGGTCGCCCGCCTGGCCAACGACGGGTTCGTCGCGGTGAAGGTCGACCGCGAGGAGCGTCCGGACGTCGACGCGGTCTACATGGCGGCGGTCACGGCCCTCACCGGTCACGGCGGCTGGCCGATGACCTGCCTGCTCACGCCCGAGGGCGAGCCCTTCTGGGCCGGGACCTACCTTCCGCGCGAGTCGTTCCTGCAGCTGCTGACGGCTGCCTCCGCCACCTGGCGTCAGGACCGCGCGCGGCTCGTCGAGGGCGGGACGCAGGTGGTCGCCGCGCTGAAGGAGGCGACCGGGCGCGGCGCCCGTGGCCCGGCGCTCACCGAGGAGGACCTGTCGGCCGCGGTCGCCGCCCTGGCCCGGGAGTACGACCACCAGTGGGGCGGTTTCGGCGGCGCCCCCAAGTTCCCGCCCCACCTGGTGCTGGCCTTCCTGCTGCGCCACGCCGGCCGCACCGGCGACGCGACCGCCCTGGCCATGGTGCGCGACACCTGCGAGGGGATGGCGCGGTCGGGCCTCTACGACCAGCTCGGCGGGGGCTTCGCCCGGTATGCCGTCGACCGCTCCTGGGTCGTTCCCCACTTCGAGAAGATGCTCTACGACAACGCCCTCCTGCTCGGCGTCTACGCCGACCTGGCCCGGGCCGACGCGACCGCCCGCCCGTGGGCCGAGCGGGTGGTCCGCGAGACCGTGGAGTGGCTGCTGCAGGAGATGTGGACCGAGCAGGAGGCCTTCGCCAGCTCGCTGGACGCCGACACCGACGGCGTCGAGGGCTTGACCTACGTCTGGACGCCCGACCAGCTGCGCCACGCCCTCGGCGACGACGACGGCAAGCGCGCGGCCGAGCTGCTCGGGGTCACCCCCACGGGCACCTTCGAGCACGGCGCCTCGACGCTGCAGCTGCGCAGCGACCCCGGCGACCCCGACTGGTGGCGCGGCGTCCGCGAGCGGCTGCTCCTCCACCGCACGCTCCGGCCCCAGCCGGGCCGCGACGACAAGGTGATCACGGCCTGGAACGGCCTCCTCGTCTCCTCGCTCGCCACGGCCGGGTGGACCTTCTCCGAGCCCGACTGGGTCGACGTCGCCGCCCGCTGCGCCCGGTTCCTGCTCCGCGAGCACGTCGTCGACGGCCGCCTGCGCCGCAGCTCGCGCGACGGTCGCGTGGGCGCCGCGCTCGGGGTGGCCGAGGACCACGGCAACCTCGCCGACGGGCTGCTCGCCCTGCACCGCGCGACCGGCGACCCCGCCTGGCTCCAGGAGGCCGGCCGGCTGCTGGACGCGGCGGTGGACCTCTTCGGCGAGCCGGACGGCACCTTCCGCGCCACCGGCTCGGACGCCGAGCAGCTCGTGCTGACCCCGCGCGCCGAGGGCGACAACGCCGAGCCGGGCGGCGTCAGCGCGCTCGCCCTGGCCTTCGCGCGCCACGGTGCGCAGGCCGCCGACCCGACCTCGCTGGGGCTGGCCGGCACCGCCCTGGAGGGTATGGCGTCGCTCGCCCGCCAGGCGCCCCGCTTCGCCGGCTGGGCCCTCACGGCCGCCGAGGAGCTGGTGGCCGGACCCACGCTCGTGCGCCTCTCCCCCGCCGACGGGGACGACCCCCTCGGCCGGGCGGCACGGCATACCCCGGTCGGGACGCTGGTCGTCGACGGCGACGCGGACCTGCCCGTCGAGGGCGGTCGCAGCGCCGTGGTCTGCCGCGGCACCGTGTGCGGTTTGCCGACCACCCGGCCGGGCGACCTGCCGGGACACCTCGACGGGGCGGCCCCGTCCGAGGGCTAGTCTCGGCGGCATGCGGACGAGGAGAGCTGCGACCAGCCTGGCTGCGGCCGGCGCCCTGCTGCTGACCGGGTGCGGCGGGGGCGACGTGCCGGACGCCACCGCCCCGCCGGCGGACGGCTCGTCGGGCGGCGACGGCACCGCGGCCCCCGCGCCGCAGGAGCCGACGGACGGGGAGACCGAGGAGCCCGCCGAGCCGGAGCCCGCGGAGGGCCCCCTCGAGATCACGCTGGCCGCGACCGGCGACATCCTGGCCCACTCGCGGCTCAACCTCACCGCCAACGCCTACGCCGGCGGCGTCGAGGGCGCCTACGACTACACGCCGATGTTCGTCGACGTGGGGCCGCTGATCTCCGCGGCCGACCTCGCCCTGTGCCACATGGAGACCCCGGTCTCCCCCGACAACACCAACCTGTCGATCCCCGACACGTTGTCGTTCAACACCCCGCACCAGATCGTCGACGCGCTCAAGGGTGCGGGGGTGGACGGCTGCGACTTCGCCTCCAACCACACCATGGACCGCGGCATCGCGGGCGTGGAGGCGACCGAGCAGGTGCTGCGCGACGCGGGGCTGGGCTATGCCGGGCCGACGGCGCACGAGGACCGTGCCGGGAAGGCCGAGGTCTACGAGGTCCCGACGAGCGAGGGCGCGACCGCGCGCGTCGCCCACCTGGCCTACACCTACACCTACCCCAACGCGGGCGGGCCGACGACCGACGTCCCGGGCGAGGCCCCGTGGCTGGTCGAGAGCTCCTGGCCCAACCTCGGCGCCGAGGGCATCCTCGAGCAGGCGTCCCGGGCGCGCGACGAGGGCGCCGACTTCGTCGTCGTCTCGATGCACTGGGGCGGGGAGTACAACGCCCAGCCGCTCGACGAGCAGGTGCAGCTGGCCCACGCGCTGCTGGAGTCGGATGACGTCGACCTCATCCTGGGCACCCACGTGCACGTCATCCAGCCGTGCGACCGCATCAACGGCAAGCACGTCGCCTACGGCCTGGGCAACTTCCTGTCCAACCAGTCGCCGGACACCAACGTCAACCTCTCGGCCCCCACCCAGGAGGGCATGGTCGCCACCTTCACCCTGCGCCGCGACGAGGCGGGGACGGTGACGACGCAGATGCAGTACCAGCCGACCCGGGTCGAGATCGTCCCGGGCGCCCAGCCCGGCCCCCACGTCGTGCGGCTGGTCTCGCCGGAGACCTATCCGGAGACGTGGGCGCGGACGACCGCCACCGTGGACGCGCTGGGGACCTGCGAGGCCACCCCGGTCCACCCGTAGGTCGGGCCGTCAGCCGGTCAGCTGGACCCAGGTGTCCCAGCCGATCTTGAGCACGAAGGCCGAGAGCACCACGACGAAGAAGACGCGCACGAAGCCGCTGCCCCGCGCGACGGCGACCCGAGCGCCGAGGTAGCCGCCGATGACGTTGCAGCCGCCCATGAGCAGCCCGACCTTCCACATCACGGCGCCCTGCGGCACGAAGACCACGAGGGCGGCCAGGTTGGTGGCGAAGTTGGCGATCTTGGCCTTGGCACTGGCCTCGAGGAAGCCGTAGCCGAGGACGCTGACGAGCGCGAAGACGAAGAACGAGCCCGTGCCGGGGCCGAGCACCCCGTCGTAGCTGCCCACCGCCGCGCCGATGGCCAGCGCGGCGGCCAGGTGGCGACGCGGCCGCCGGTGCCCGAAGCGCAGCTTCTGCATCTGCCCCATCGTCGGCTTGGCCAGGGTGTAGGCGCCGACGCCCACGAGCACGGCCAGGATCAGCGGGTTGAAGGCCGCCTTGCTGATGAGGAAGGCCAGGCTCGCGCCGGCCAGGCTGCCGCCGAAGGCCGCGAGCGCCAGCGGCACGGCGGTGCGCAGGTCGGGGCGGACCCGCCGGAAGTAGGTGATCGAGCTCGTCGTGGTGCCCATGATCGAGCCGATCTTGTTGGTGGCGAGCAGCTGCACGGGGCTGGCCCCGGGCAGACCGACGAGGAGGGCGGGCAGCTGGATCAGCCCGCCTCCCCCGACGACCGCGTCCACGAAGCCCGCCGCCAGACCAGCGAGGGCGATGAAGACGAGAAGGCTCGCGTCGAGGTGCTCGACCACCGACGGGTATGCCGTCAGGCCGGGTCGGCCGGAGCCGCCCCGTCGCCCTGCTCGACGATCCCGCGCACCTCGGCGAGGACCTCGCCGGCCGCGCGCTCGACCGGGACGTCCCGGCGGGCGCCGCTGGCGCGGTCCTTGATCTCGATGGTGCCGTCGACGAGGCCCTTGCCGACCACGACGATCGTGGGCACGCCCAGCAGCTCGGCGTCCTTGAACTTCACGCCGGGGCTGACCTTGGGACGGTCGTCGTAGATCACCGAGAGGCCGGCGGCCTCGAGGTCGGCGACGAGCAGCCCGGCGGAGTCGAAGACCGCCTGGTCCTTGCCGGTGGCCACCACGTGCACGTCGGCCGGGGCGAGCGCCCGCGGCCAGCACAGGCCGAGGTCGTCGTGGGTCGCCTCGGCGACCGCGGCGACGGCCCGGGAGACGCCGACGCCGTAGGAGCCCATGGTGACCGTGACGAGCTTGCCGTTCTCGTCGAGCACCTTGAGGTCGAGGGCCTCGGCGTACTTGCGGCCGAGCTGGAAGATGTGGCCCATCTCGATGCCGCGGGCCAGCGTCAGCGGGCCACCGCCGTCGGGGCTGGGGTCGCCCTCGCGGATCTCGCCGGCCTGGATCGTGCCGTCGGCGGTGAAGTCGCGGCCGACCACCAGGTCGAAGACGTGCTTGCCGTGCTCGTCGGCGCCGGTGATCCACGCCGAGCCCTCGGCGACCGAGGGGTCGAGCAGGTAGCGGATCTTCGAGGGGCTGTCCTCGCCGAGGGCGCGCGGACCGATGTAGCCCTTGACGAGCATCGGGTAGGCCGCGAAGTCCTTCTCGTCGAAGGGCGCCCACTCGGCCGGAGACACCTGGGCCTCGAGGCGCTTGGCGTCGACCTCGCGGTCACCGGGCAGGCCGATGGCCAGCGGCTCCTTGGTGCCGTCGGGGTGCGTGAGCATGACGACGACGTTCTTGAGGGTGTCGGCGGCGGTCCACTCCCGGCCGTCGGCGCGCGGGTGCAGCGCGTTGGCCTGCGCGACCAGCGTCTCGATGGTGGGGCTGTCGGGGGTGTCCTCGACGTGCGCGGCGGGCGTCGCCGCGACCACGGCGGGGTCGACCGGCGGGGCCTGGGGCACGACGACGGCCTCGACGTTGGCGGCGTAACCGGTCGCCTCGCAGCGCACGAAGGTGTCCTCGCCGACGGGGCTGACGGCGAGGAACTCCTCGCTCGCCGAGCCGCCCATCGCGCCGGAGTCGGCGTGCACGATGACGTAGTCGAAGCCGAGCCGGTCGAAGATCCGCACGTAGGCGGCGCGGTGACGCTGGTAGGCCGCCTCGAGCCCGGCGTCGTCGACGTCGAAGGAGTAGGAGTCCTTCATGATGAACTCCCGGCCGCGCAGCAGCCCGGCGCGCGGACGCGCCTCGTCGCGGTACTTCGTCTGGATCTGGTAGAGCGTCAGCGGCAGCTCCTTGTAGGAGCTGAACATGTCCTTGACCGCGAGGGTGAACATCTCCTCGTGCGTCGGGCCGAGGAGCATGTCGACGCCCTTGCGGTCCTGCAGGCGGAAGAGGTTGTCGCCGTACTCGGTCCACCGGTTGGTGGCCTCGTAGGGCTCCCGCGGCAGCAGCGCGGGGAAGCTCAGCTCCTGGCCGCCGATGGCGTCCATCTCCTCGCGCACGATCGTCTCGACCTTGCGCAGCACCTTCAGGCCCAGCGGCAGCCAGGTGTAGACGCCGGGGGCGGCGCGGCGGATGTAGCCCGCGCGCACGAGCAGCTTGTGCCCCGGCAGCTCGGCGTCGGCCGGGTCCTCGCGCAGGGTCCGCAGGAACAGGGTCGACATGCGCATGGCCACGTGGAGCACTCCTCGAGTCGGGCAGGTGGAGGCCGGGTATGCCGCGGCTGCGGCGTCCCCGGCCGGTGTCGGACGGACCGTCAGAGCCTACCGGGCGGCGGCGAGCTCCTCGACGCCTTTCAGGAGCCGGTCGACCTCCTCGGTCGTGGTGTAGGGCGCCATGCCGACGCGCACGCCGCCGGTGGCCCCGAGGCCGAGCCGGTGGCTGAGCTCCCAGGCGTAGAAGTGGCTGGCGGGGGCGTTGACCCGGAGCCCGGCGAGATGGCGGTGGACCGCGGAGGGCTCCACGCCCTCGAGCGTGAAGAGCAGGGTGGGGGTCCGGCGGGCGGCGCGGGAGTGCACGATCACGCCGTCGATCGCGCGCAGACCGGCCTCGGCGCGGTCGCGCAGGGCGTCCTCGTGGCGCTCGAGCGCGGCGAAGGAGGCCGCGAGCCGCTCGCGACGGGACAAGCTCCCGGGCTCGGGACGCCCCTCGGCGCCCTCGCCCAGCCAGGCCAGGCCGGCGAGGAAGTCGACTGCGGCCGTCGTGCCGGCCAGCAGCTCGTAGGGCAGGGTGCCCAGCTCGAAGCGCTCCGGCACCGCGTCGGTGGACGGCAGCAGCTTGTCGGGGCGCAGCTCCTCGAGCAGGTCCGCCCGGCCCGTGGTGACCCCGATGTGGGGGCCGAGAAACTTGTAGGGCGAGCACGACAGCAGGTCGGCGCCGAGCGCCTCCCGGTCGAGGGTCTCGTGCGCCGCGAGGTGGACGGCGTCGACGTGCACCAGGGCACCGGCGGCGTGCGCGGCACCGACGATGGCGGGCAGGTCCGGCCGGGTGCCGATGAGGTTGCTCGCGCCGGTCACGGCGACGAGGCGGGTGCGGTCGGAGAGCACCTCCTGGACCGCCTCGAGCGACAGCTCGCCGGTCGAGGGGTCCATCTCGGCCCAGCGCACCGTGGCGCCGACGGCCTCGGCCGCGATCACCCACGGCCGGATGTTGCCGTCGTGGTCGAGGGAGGTGACGACGACCTCGTCGCCGGGCCCCCAGCCGTGGCAGCGGGCCAGCGTGCGGGCGAGGTCCATGGTGTTGGCGGTCATGCTGCGCCCGAAGATGACGGTGCCCGGGTCGACGCCGAGGAGGTCGCCCATGGCCGCCCGTGCCTCGAGCACGGTGCGCTCCGCCTGCAGCTCGGCCTCGGTCACCGTGCCGCGGTTGGCGATCGAGCTCGTCAGGGTCGAGGCCACGGCCTCGGCCACGACGTCCGGGGTCTGGGAGCCACCGGGGCCGTCGAAGTGGGCGGTGCCGGTGCGGAGCGCCGGGAAGTGCTCCCGGACGGCGGACACGTCATACGTCATGGGCACAAGGTAGCCACCGCCTCCCGGACGCATCGCGCGGGGTGGCCGGTCCTACCCTTGCCGTCATGACCCCTCCCCCCGCCTCCCCGGCACCGCACGGGACCGAGGGCCGCGCGTGAGCACCGGGACGGCGCCCACGGGCACCGTCGACCCGGCGCTGCGCACGCGCGCCAACCTCCTGCTCGTCCTCACCTCCGCGATCTGGGGCTTCGGCTTCGTCGCCCAGCGCCTCGGTGCCGACCACATGGGGGCGATGAGCTTCAACGCCGCCCGTTTCGCGATCGGCTCGTTGTCGCTGCTGCCCCTCATCTGGTGGTTCGCGCGGCGACGGGCCGCGACGCCGCTCGTGGTGCCCGAGCCCCCGGCGGGCGAGATCTACGACGAGACGCCGCCCGCGGCCGGCCTGGGGCGCTCCCCCTTCCTGCCCGGGCTGGCCGCCGGTGGCGTGCTCTTCGCGGCCGCGGGGCTGCAGCAGGCGGGGCTGGCCACCACGACGGCGGGCAAGGCCGGTTTCATTACCGGCCTCTACATCGTGCTCGTCCCCGTGCTGGGGCTGCTGGTCGGGCACCGGGCCTCGCGAGCGGTGTGGGTCGGCCTCGCCCTGGCCGTGCCCGGGCTCTACCTGCTGAGCATGACCGAGGACCTGACGATCGCCCCCGGCGACCTGCTCGTGCTGGCCGGGGCGGTCTTCTGGGCGGTGCACATCCTCGTCATCGACCACTTCGTGCGGACCGTCGACGCCCTGCGCCTCTCGGCCGCGCAGTTCGCGGCGTGCGCCCTGCTGTCGGGTGGCCTGGCCCTGGTCGTCGAGGAGCGCCCGTTCGCCGGCCTCGGGGCCGCGGTCGGGGCCGTGCTCTACGGCGGCCTCTTCGCCGTCGGCGTCGCCTACACCCTGCAGGTCGTCGCCCAGCGCCACGCCAAGGCCTCCCACGCGGCCCTGCTCCTCAGCCTCGAGGCGGTCTTCGGCGCGCTCGGCGGGTGGCTGCTGCTCGACGAGGTCATGAGCCCGCGCATGCTCCTCGGCTGCGCCCTCGTCATGACCGGCATCGTCGTGTCGCTGCGTGGGTCGGAGCCGGCGGCCCCGGTCGGTCCGGACTGACCAGGATCCTGGGCCGCCCAGGACGACGAGCCAGGCCGAGGAAACGCCCGGGAACGACGAGCGGGGCGGGTGGACCGTCCGGTCCACACGCCCCGTCGTCATCGGGTCTGGTCCGTGTCAGCGGGCCTCGTGGTGGTCGTGGTCGTGGTCGTGACCACCGCCTGCACCTCCGGCCGCACCGGGCTTGAAGGTGCCGGCCTCGCCCGCCGGGGCGGGGATCCGGAAGTTGCCCGGGACCTTGACGCCCTTGACCCCGTTGACCTCCTCGGTGGACGCCGAGTAGCGCAGCACCGCGAAGGCGATGGCGTCGGCGTTCACGTCGAGGGCGTGGTGGTCGAGGTTGTCCATGGTGTCGCAGTCCGCGTGGTAGCACGGGTCGTACCAGTCGCCGGCGGTGCCGCCCCAGACGGTCGCCTGCAGCGGCGTCTTGACGCCCTCGGCACCGGTGAAGAGACCACCGGAGGCGATGCCGTTGGCGATGAACGCCTGGTAGTCGCTGCGACCGCTGAAGGCCGAGTCGTCGTAGGGCTCGCCCACCAGCGTGTAGAAGGACTCGAAGGTGTCCTCGACGTGAGTCGACCCCGCGGGGACCACGACCGGCGCGTCGAACGTCGACTCGTCCGCGTCGTAGACGCCGAGGTAGTAGTTCGGCGACCCGATCATGTCGAAGTTGAGGTAGAGCGCGATCTCGTCGAGCTCCTCCTGGCTGCGCTGCTCGACCCACGCGGTCGAGCCGATCAGGCCGAGCTCCTCGGCGCCCCACCAGGCGAAGCGCACGGTGTTGTGCGGACGCGTCTTGCCCATCTGCTGGGCGACCTCGAGGAGGCCGGCGGAGCCGCTGCCGTTGTCGTTGATGCCCGGGCCGGCCGGGACCGAGTCGAGGTGAGCACCGGCCATGACGACGTTGTCGTCCCGCACGCCGGCGAGCTCGCCGATGACGTTGTAGGAGGTCACCTCGTCGAACTGGACCGTGACCGTCGCCGTGGCGCCGGGCTGGGCCAGGGCCTCACCGGCGGCGAACGTGGTGCCGACCACCGGGATGCTGGCCTCGAAGGGCAGCAGCGTCGGGTTGACCGGACCGAACCGGTCGTCGTTCTCGACGGTGTTGCCCTGGTTGAAGAGCACGACCGCCTCGGCACCGGCCGCCTGGGCGAGCTCGGCCTTGAGCCCGAACGCGCAGAAGCCGCGCTGCATCAGGGCGATGTCGTTGGGCCCCGAGAAGTCGAGGCCGACGAAGTCGGAGGCCTCGCAGCCGCTGTCGTTCGCCCGGTCGGTCGCGGTGTCGAGGTTGATGTCCACCGGGATGACGTTGCCGGTCACGTCGCCCTCACCGGTGCCCTCGGCGTCGTAGGCGATGTAGCTGGCGCTGACCGGACTGAGCTGCTCCAGGCGGACATCGGCGGCGTCGTAGGTGAAGGGGACGACCTCGGCAGTCCACCCGGCGCCCTCGAGCACGTCGACGACGTAGTCGACGCTGGCGAGGTAGCCCGGCGTCTGGTCGGCCCGCGTGCCGTCGTGGGCGTCCGCGATGGCCTGGAAGGCCTCCAGGTGCTCCAGGACGCCCTCGACCCGGACGCACTCCAGCAGCTTGTCGTAGGTGTTGTTGCTCCTCTTGTCACATCCCTGCTGCGACGGTGCCGCCCCCGACGGCGCCGCGACCAGGGTGGACCCGACCAGGGCCCCTGCTGCGGCCACTCCCAGGGTGCGCCTGCTCCACATGGATCTTGTCATCGAACTTCCTTGTCCTCAGGGGGGAGAACTCGGCCAGACGGCCGGTTCGCCCTGCAACCTAACCCTGCGATGGTCAAGATGTGTTCAAGATCACACCAAGAAATGGTCAAGAAAGAACGCGCCGGACCGCCCGCCCGCGCGGGAGCGGGCGGGCGGTCCGACGCGTCTCAGTCGCGCTCGAGGCCGAGGTAGGCCGCGACGATGCCCTCGTCGGCGAGCAGCTCGTCGGCCGGTCCGGAGCGGACCACCTCGCCGCTGCTCAGGACGTAGCCGTGGTCCGCGGCGCGAAGCGCGCGGCGGGCGTTCTGCTCCACGAGCAGCACGCTCGTGCCGCCGGCACGGATGTCCTCGATGACCTTGAAGACCTCGTCGACGACCTTGGGGGCCAGGCCCATGGACGGCTCGTCGAGGAGCATCAGCGTGGGCTCGGCCACCAGCGCCCGGCCGATGGCCAGCATCTGCTGCTCACCGCCCGAGAGGCTGCCCGCGGGCAGCTTGCGCCGCTCCGCCAGGACCGGGAAGCGGTCGTAGACCTCGCCTGTACGGGCCCCGGAGGTGTGCCAGGCTCCCAGCTGGAGGTTCTCCTCGATGGTCATCGTGGCCAGGATCTGGCGACCCTCGGGCACCTGCACCAGGCCGGCGGAGACCAGCTTGTGGGCCGGCGTGCGCGTGACGTCCCGTCCGTCGAAGGTGATCCGCCCGCCGGAGGGCCGGACCACCCCGCTGACGGCGTTGATGATCGAGCTCTTGCCGGCGCCGTTGGCCCCGACCAGCGTCACGAGCCCGCCGCGCGGGACGGTGAAGCTGACGCCGCGCACCGCGTGCACCCGCCCGTAGGAGACGGTCAGGTCCTCGACCGTCAGGATCGGATCGCTCATCGCGCCTCCTCCGTCGTGCTGCCGGGCGTGGCCTCGTCGCCGCCGAGGTAGGCCTCGACCACGGCCGGGTTGGCGATCACCTCGTCGGGCGTGCCGGTGGCGATCACCTGGCCGAAGTTGAGCACCACGATGCGGTCGCAGGTCTTCATGACCATGCCGACGTTGTGCTCGATGAGCAGGATCGTCAGGCCCTCCGCCGCCAGCGAGCCGATGAGCTCGGACAGCGCGTCCGCCTCCACGTGGTTCATGCCGGCTGCGGGCTCGTCGAGCACGAGCAGCGACGGCTCGGCCGCGAGCGCGCGGGCGATCTCCAGGCGGCGCTGGTCGCCGTAGGACAGCGAGCCGGCGTCCTCCGACGCCCGGTCGCCCAGCCCCACGCGGGCCAGGCAGCGGGCGGCGTGCGCGGCCGCGCGGGCCTCGT
This genomic interval carries:
- a CDS encoding thioredoxin domain-containing protein; the encoded protein is MPNRLAASTSPYLQQHADNPVDWWEWGEDAFAEARRRDVPVLLSVGYAACHWCHVMAHESFEDEEVARLANDGFVAVKVDREERPDVDAVYMAAVTALTGHGGWPMTCLLTPEGEPFWAGTYLPRESFLQLLTAASATWRQDRARLVEGGTQVVAALKEATGRGARGPALTEEDLSAAVAALAREYDHQWGGFGGAPKFPPHLVLAFLLRHAGRTGDATALAMVRDTCEGMARSGLYDQLGGGFARYAVDRSWVVPHFEKMLYDNALLLGVYADLARADATARPWAERVVRETVEWLLQEMWTEQEAFASSLDADTDGVEGLTYVWTPDQLRHALGDDDGKRAAELLGVTPTGTFEHGASTLQLRSDPGDPDWWRGVRERLLLHRTLRPQPGRDDKVITAWNGLLVSSLATAGWTFSEPDWVDVAARCARFLLREHVVDGRLRRSSRDGRVGAALGVAEDHGNLADGLLALHRATGDPAWLQEAGRLLDAAVDLFGEPDGTFRATGSDAEQLVLTPRAEGDNAEPGGVSALALAFARHGAQAADPTSLGLAGTALEGMASLARQAPRFAGWALTAAEELVAGPTLVRLSPADGDDPLGRAARHTPVGTLVVDGDADLPVEGGRSAVVCRGTVCGLPTTRPGDLPGHLDGAAPSEG
- a CDS encoding CapA family protein, with amino-acid sequence MRTRRAATSLAAAGALLLTGCGGGDVPDATAPPADGSSGGDGTAAPAPQEPTDGETEEPAEPEPAEGPLEITLAATGDILAHSRLNLTANAYAGGVEGAYDYTPMFVDVGPLISAADLALCHMETPVSPDNTNLSIPDTLSFNTPHQIVDALKGAGVDGCDFASNHTMDRGIAGVEATEQVLRDAGLGYAGPTAHEDRAGKAEVYEVPTSEGATARVAHLAYTYTYPNAGGPTTDVPGEAPWLVESSWPNLGAEGILEQASRARDEGADFVVVSMHWGGEYNAQPLDEQVQLAHALLESDDVDLILGTHVHVIQPCDRINGKHVAYGLGNFLSNQSPDTNVNLSAPTQEGMVATFTLRRDEAGTVTTQMQYQPTRVEIVPGAQPGPHVVRLVSPETYPETWARTTATVDALGTCEATPVHP
- a CDS encoding TSUP family transporter → MVEHLDASLLVFIALAGLAAGFVDAVVGGGGLIQLPALLVGLPGASPVQLLATNKIGSIMGTTTSSITYFRRVRPDLRTAVPLALAAFGGSLAGASLAFLISKAAFNPLILAVLVGVGAYTLAKPTMGQMQKLRFGHRRPRRHLAAALAIGAAVGSYDGVLGPGTGSFFVFALVSVLGYGFLEASAKAKIANFATNLAALVVFVPQGAVMWKVGLLMGGCNVIGGYLGARVAVARGSGFVRVFFVVVLSAFVLKIGWDTWVQLTG
- a CDS encoding proline--tRNA ligase is translated as MRMSTLFLRTLREDPADAELPGHKLLVRAGYIRRAAPGVYTWLPLGLKVLRKVETIVREEMDAIGGQELSFPALLPREPYEATNRWTEYGDNLFRLQDRKGVDMLLGPTHEEMFTLAVKDMFSSYKELPLTLYQIQTKYRDEARPRAGLLRGREFIMKDSYSFDVDDAGLEAAYQRHRAAYVRIFDRLGFDYVIVHADSGAMGGSASEEFLAVSPVGEDTFVRCEATGYAANVEAVVVPQAPPVDPAVVAATPAAHVEDTPDSPTIETLVAQANALHPRADGREWTAADTLKNVVVMLTHPDGTKEPLAIGLPGDREVDAKRLEAQVSPAEWAPFDEKDFAAYPMLVKGYIGPRALGEDSPSKIRYLLDPSVAEGSAWITGADEHGKHVFDLVVGRDFTADGTIQAGEIREGDPSPDGGGPLTLARGIEMGHIFQLGRKYAEALDLKVLDENGKLVTVTMGSYGVGVSRAVAAVAEATHDDLGLCWPRALAPADVHVVATGKDQAVFDSAGLLVADLEAAGLSVIYDDRPKVSPGVKFKDAELLGVPTIVVVGKGLVDGTIEIKDRASGARRDVPVERAAGEVLAEVRGIVEQGDGAAPADPA
- a CDS encoding cysteine desulfurase-like protein, producing MTYDVSAVREHFPALRTGTAHFDGPGGSQTPDVVAEAVASTLTSSIANRGTVTEAELQAERTVLEARAAMGDLLGVDPGTVIFGRSMTANTMDLARTLARCHGWGPGDEVVVTSLDHDGNIRPWVIAAEAVGATVRWAEMDPSTGELSLEAVQEVLSDRTRLVAVTGASNLIGTRPDLPAIVGAAHAAGALVHVDAVHLAAHETLDREALGADLLSCSPYKFLGPHIGVTTGRADLLEELRPDKLLPSTDAVPERFELGTLPYELLAGTTAAVDFLAGLAWLGEGAEGRPEPGSLSRRERLAASFAALERHEDALRDRAEAGLRAIDGVIVHSRAARRTPTLLFTLEGVEPSAVHRHLAGLRVNAPASHFYAWELSHRLGLGATGGVRVGMAPYTTTEEVDRLLKGVEELAAAR
- a CDS encoding DMT family transporter; this translates as MSTGTAPTGTVDPALRTRANLLLVLTSAIWGFGFVAQRLGADHMGAMSFNAARFAIGSLSLLPLIWWFARRRAATPLVVPEPPAGEIYDETPPAAGLGRSPFLPGLAAGGVLFAAAGLQQAGLATTTAGKAGFITGLYIVLVPVLGLLVGHRASRAVWVGLALAVPGLYLLSMTEDLTIAPGDLLVLAGAVFWAVHILVIDHFVRTVDALRLSAAQFAACALLSGGLALVVEERPFAGLGAAVGAVLYGGLFAVGVAYTLQVVAQRHAKASHAALLLSLEAVFGALGGWLLLDEVMSPRMLLGCALVMTGIVVSLRGSEPAAPVGPD
- a CDS encoding M20/M25/M40 family metallo-hydrolase — encoded protein: MTRSMWSRRTLGVAAAGALVGSTLVAAPSGAAPSQQGCDKRSNNTYDKLLECVRVEGVLEHLEAFQAIADAHDGTRADQTPGYLASVDYVVDVLEGAGWTAEVVPFTYDAADVRLEQLSPVSASYIAYDAEGTGEGDVTGNVIPVDINLDTATDRANDSGCEASDFVGLDFSGPNDIALMQRGFCAFGLKAELAQAAGAEAVVLFNQGNTVENDDRFGPVNPTLLPFEASIPVVGTTFAAGEALAQPGATATVTVQFDEVTSYNVIGELAGVRDDNVVMAGAHLDSVPAGPGINDNGSGSAGLLEVAQQMGKTRPHNTVRFAWWGAEELGLIGSTAWVEQRSQEELDEIALYLNFDMIGSPNYYLGVYDADESTFDAPVVVPAGSTHVEDTFESFYTLVGEPYDDSAFSGRSDYQAFIANGIASGGLFTGAEGVKTPLQATVWGGTAGDWYDPCYHADCDTMDNLDHHALDVNADAIAFAVLRYSASTEEVNGVKGVKVPGNFRIPAPAGEAGTFKPGAAGGAGGGHDHDHDHHEAR
- a CDS encoding ABC transporter ATP-binding protein, coding for MSDPILTVEDLTVSYGRVHAVRGVSFTVPRGGLVTLVGANGAGKSSIINAVSGVVRPSGGRITFDGRDVTRTPAHKLVSAGLVQVPEGRQILATMTIEENLQLGAWHTSGARTGEVYDRFPVLAERRKLPAGSLSGGEQQMLAIGRALVAEPTLMLLDEPSMGLAPKVVDEVFKVIEDIRAGGTSVLLVEQNARRALRAADHGYVLSSGEVVRSGPADELLADEGIVAAYLGLERD